A genome region from Chengkuizengella sp. SCS-71B includes the following:
- a CDS encoding GNAT family N-acetyltransferase, which translates to MIKFDYFSDTRRLLIRPLQEEDYHNWLNEFNNRLPSQHKYDVGRIDMSECTREWFTNLVKNHQQIAINDIAHVFAIFRKDDGKHLGTVDFSSLARGDFQWARIGYTIHNQYWQKGYGKEAVSEALQIAFKKLNFHRVEAHINLDNSASIHLAKSVGMEFECIRKGFIFEHDEWTDHRVYCINSMKQ; encoded by the coding sequence TTGATAAAATTTGATTATTTTTCAGATACAAGAAGATTATTAATTAGACCATTACAAGAAGAGGATTATCATAATTGGTTAAATGAATTTAATAATAGACTTCCTTCTCAGCACAAATACGATGTGGGAAGAATCGATATGAGTGAATGTACTAGAGAGTGGTTTACTAATTTGGTGAAAAACCATCAACAAATAGCAATAAATGATATAGCTCACGTATTTGCTATCTTTCGGAAAGATGATGGAAAACATTTAGGTACTGTAGACTTTTCCTCTTTGGCAAGAGGTGATTTTCAATGGGCTAGAATCGGTTACACCATTCATAATCAGTATTGGCAAAAAGGTTATGGTAAAGAGGCAGTAAGTGAAGCACTTCAAATTGCCTTTAAAAAATTGAATTTTCATCGTGTTGAAGCACATATAAATTTGGATAATTCAGCTTCTATTCATTTAGCAAAAAGTGTAGGTATGGAGTTTGAATGTATAAGGAAAGGTTTTATTTTTGAACATGATGAGTGGACAGATCATCGGGTCTACTGTATAAATTCAATGAAACAATAG
- the cymR gene encoding cysteine metabolism transcriptional regulator CymR, translated as MKISTKGRYGLTIMMELASNYGEGPISLKSIAEKHQLSEHYLEQLVAPLRNSGLVKSIRGAYGGYQCSKPPEEITAGDVIRVLEGPISPVDFTEEDDPAKRDLWINIRDSIAKVLDSTTLANLIHYQDQGDEHESNMFYI; from the coding sequence TTGAAAATTTCTACTAAAGGTCGTTATGGACTTACAATCATGATGGAATTGGCTTCAAATTATGGAGAAGGCCCAATCTCACTTAAAAGTATAGCTGAAAAGCACCAATTATCAGAGCATTATCTAGAGCAATTGGTTGCACCATTAAGAAACTCTGGTTTAGTCAAGAGCATTCGAGGAGCATATGGTGGTTATCAATGTTCTAAACCTCCAGAAGAAATCACAGCAGGGGATGTTATTCGTGTGTTAGAAGGACCTATTAGTCCCGTTGATTTTACAGAAGAAGATGATCCTGCAAAAAGAGATCTTTGGATCAATATTCGTGACAGTATTGCAAAGGTATTAGATTCAACTACTTTGGCAAATCTAATCCATTATCAAGATCAAGGAGATGAACATGAGAGTAACATGTTCTATATTTAA
- a CDS encoding cysteine desulfurase family protein yields the protein MHNIYLDHAAATPLHSEVFEVMVPFLKEHYGNPSSLHSYGRNAKIALDSSRDSIASHLHCSANEIIFTSGGTESVNLAIMGTVAASKQKPIHVITTQIEHRAVLSTCQQLENLGHAVTYLPVDKTGLVSIEDLNKAIKPETVLISIHYGNNEVGTLQPIEEIGGLAREKGIYFHVDAVQTLGKIMINLSDLPVDLMSFSGHKINGPKGIGLLYVNKKVHLLPNIYGGNQERKRRAGTENLAAIVGFSKAIELSVHNVNNNQKILNDLRSLLIEELSKELGHEGFVINGHSIKRLPHILNVSFNQTNKETLLMNFDIEGIAAASGSACTSGSIKDSHVLDAMDISPELRKGAIRFSLGINNTKKEMITAAKKIGTIVNRLRSK from the coding sequence ATGCATAATATTTATTTAGACCATGCTGCAGCGACTCCGCTGCACTCTGAAGTTTTTGAGGTAATGGTACCGTTTCTAAAAGAGCATTATGGAAATCCTTCGAGTCTCCATTCGTATGGTAGGAATGCCAAAATTGCTTTGGATTCATCTCGTGACTCCATAGCATCACATTTACATTGCAGTGCAAATGAGATTATCTTTACAAGTGGTGGAACAGAAAGTGTTAATTTAGCTATTATGGGTACGGTAGCAGCAAGTAAACAAAAACCTATTCATGTGATAACAACACAAATTGAACATCGAGCTGTATTAAGCACTTGTCAACAACTAGAGAATCTAGGACATGCCGTTACTTACCTCCCTGTGGACAAGACTGGTTTAGTTTCGATTGAAGATTTGAATAAAGCAATCAAACCTGAAACAGTGTTAATCAGTATTCACTATGGAAACAATGAAGTTGGAACATTACAACCGATTGAGGAAATCGGTGGTTTGGCACGTGAAAAAGGAATTTATTTTCATGTAGATGCTGTACAAACATTGGGTAAAATAATGATTAACCTTTCAGATCTTCCAGTTGATCTTATGAGTTTTTCTGGACATAAAATTAATGGGCCTAAAGGCATTGGCTTATTGTATGTAAATAAAAAAGTCCATTTACTTCCTAATATATATGGTGGAAACCAAGAGCGCAAACGTCGTGCAGGCACGGAAAATCTTGCAGCTATTGTAGGTTTTTCTAAGGCGATTGAGCTATCCGTTCATAATGTAAACAATAATCAGAAAATTCTAAATGATTTAAGATCACTTCTGATTGAAGAGTTAAGTAAAGAATTAGGACATGAAGGATTCGTTATTAATGGTCATTCTATCAAAAGATTGCCGCATATTTTAAATGTAAGTTTTAATCAAACGAACAAGGAAACGTTGTTAATGAATTTTGATATTGAAGGGATTGCAGCTGCTAGTGGATCTGCTTGTACATCTGGTTCTATAAAGGACTCGCATGTATTAGATGCAATGGATATCTCTCCCGAATTGAGAAAAGGAGCCATTCGATTTAGTTTGGGTATAAATAATACGAAAAAAGAAATGATAACAGCTGCAAAAAAAATTGGAACCATTGTAAATCGTTTACGTAGTAAGTAG
- the mnmA gene encoding tRNA 2-thiouridine(34) synthase MnmA, producing the protein MSNNSATRVIVGMSGGVDSSVTALLLKQQGYEVIGVFMKNWDDTDEFGHCTAEIDAEDVRRVCAQIDIPFYTVNFEKEYSDKVFSYFLDEYKKGRTPNPDVMCNREIKFGDFLNKALELGADYIATGHYARLEQKDGKYTLLRGVDNNKDQSYFLSKLNQKQLSKAMFPIGHLPKQEVRKIAEESGLATAKKKDSTGVCFIGERNFKEFLSEYLPAQPGDMKTFEGDVVGRHDGLMYYTLGQRKGLGIGGKGSGEPWFVADKDLKNNVLYVVQGEQHPSLYSKGLIASDAVWISDVAPDTPLKCTAKFRYRQQDQGITVTAIKDGQVHIQFDELQKAVTPGQAVVFYQDEVCLGGATIDHVIK; encoded by the coding sequence ATGTCTAACAACTCGGCAACTCGCGTCATAGTGGGTATGTCAGGAGGCGTAGATTCTTCAGTCACAGCATTATTGTTAAAACAACAAGGTTACGAAGTCATTGGTGTGTTTATGAAAAATTGGGATGATACTGATGAATTTGGACATTGTACAGCAGAAATAGATGCTGAGGATGTAAGAAGAGTTTGTGCACAAATTGATATTCCATTTTACACAGTAAATTTTGAAAAAGAATATAGTGATAAAGTGTTTTCTTACTTCTTAGACGAATACAAAAAAGGACGTACTCCAAATCCTGATGTTATGTGTAATAGAGAGATTAAATTTGGAGACTTTTTAAATAAAGCACTTGAATTAGGTGCAGATTATATTGCGACAGGTCACTATGCCCGTCTAGAACAAAAAGATGGGAAATATACTCTTTTAAGAGGCGTTGATAACAATAAGGATCAAAGTTATTTTTTGAGTAAATTAAATCAAAAACAGCTCTCAAAAGCGATGTTTCCGATAGGACATCTACCAAAACAAGAGGTTCGTAAAATTGCGGAAGAATCAGGATTAGCAACGGCAAAGAAAAAAGACAGTACTGGCGTTTGTTTTATAGGGGAAAGAAATTTCAAAGAGTTTTTAAGTGAATATCTTCCTGCTCAACCCGGTGACATGAAAACATTTGAAGGTGATGTGGTCGGGCGCCATGATGGACTGATGTATTATACGTTAGGTCAGCGTAAAGGATTAGGTATTGGAGGAAAAGGTTCTGGTGAACCTTGGTTTGTAGCTGATAAAGATTTAAAAAACAATGTTCTTTATGTAGTACAAGGAGAGCAGCATCCTAGTTTATATTCCAAAGGACTCATTGCCTCTGATGCAGTATGGATCAGTGATGTAGCTCCTGATACTCCTCTAAAATGTACGGCTAAGTTTCGATATAGACAACAGGATCAAGGGATTACAGTTACTGCAATCAAAGATGGTCAAGTTCATATACAATTTGATGAGCTCCAAAAAGCAGTTACTCCTGGACAGGCAGTTGTATTTTATCAAGATGAAGTATGTTTAGGCGGAGCAACGATTGATCATGTCATAAAGTGA